The genomic segment ACCCGAGTATCTCCGAGCGACGGCGGGGCTACATCCAGGCGCTCGCCGATCGAGGCATCGCCGCATGCTACTTCGCCGACAGCCACCTGCGCCGCGCCGACGCAGCCGAGGCCACGCTCCAGCTGCTCGAAGACTCGCCCCACATCACTGCGCTATTCTGCTGCAACGATGATACGGCGATCGGCGTGCTTCAGGCCCTGCAGTCCGCTGGAAGGCGTGTGCCCGAAGATATCTCGCTTATTGGCTTTGATGATACTGACCCCGCAGCATATGTCGTACCAGCCTTGACGACCATGCAGGTGGACAAAGTCGGCCTCGGGCGCATCGCAGTGCAGCTGCTGATGAACCGCATCGAGATGACGGACGCTGGCCTAGTGACATCGGTCATCCGCCCGCTGCTGATCGAACGGCAGTCGGTGCAGGGGCCTCGCCCTGCCTAGCGCCCGATATGCCGCTGAAGGCTGCCCTGCCGCTATCGCTGGTGCCCAGTGCGCGCACATCTCTACTTCAATGAGGAGTACTACCACAATGGTGACGACCACAACCACAGAACCGACCATCCTCGGCAGCGCACTGCCCAACATCCCCTGGCAGGAACGCCCGGCTGGCTGCAGCGACGTGGTATGGCGCTACGACGCCAACCCGATCATCCCGCGCAACGCCACCCCCACATCCAACAGCGTGTTCAACAGCGCCGTGGTGCCCTTCGAGGGCGGCTTCGCCGGCGTGTTCCGCTGCGACAACCGCAACCGCGACATGAACCTGCACCGCGGCTTCAGCAAGGATGGCATCAGCTGGGAGCTGGACCCCACCCCGATCACCTTCGAGGGCGACCCCGAGGTGACGCAGCTGGTCTACCGCTACGACCCGCGCGTGACCTGGCTGGAGGATCGCTACTACATCTCGTGGTGCAACGGCTACCACGGCCCGACGATCGGCGTGGGCTACACCTACGACTTCAAGACCTTCCACCAGCTTGAGAACGCCTTCCTGCCCTACAACCGCAACGGCGTGATCTTCCCGCGCAAGATCAACGGCAACTACGCCATGTATAGCCGCCCGAGCGACACTGGCCACACGCCGTTCGGCGACATCTTCTACAGCGAGAGCCCCGACATGACCTACTGGGGCAAGCACCGCTGGGTGCTCGGCCCCAAGGGCGGCTGGCAGGCCACCAAGACCGGCGCTGGCCCGACGCCGATCGAGACCAAGGATGGCTGGCTGCTGTTCTACCATGGCGTGCTGAACTCGTGCAACGGCTTCGTCTACAGCTTTGGCGCGGCCCTGCTCGACATCGACCAGCCCTGGAAGGTGCTGCACCGCACCGCGCCCTACCTGCTCTCGCCGCAGACGCTGTACGAGTGCGTGGGCGATGTGCCCAATGTGGCCTTCCCCTGCGCCGCGCTGGTGGATGCGCCCACAGGCCGCATCGCGCTCTACTACGGCGCTGCCGACACCGTCACCGGCCTGGCCTTCTGCCAGGTGGATGAGGTGATCGACTTCATCAAGTCAAACTCGCTCTAGTCGCTCTCGCGCAGCCCCGCTCACCCCAGCGGGGCTGAACACGCTCCGTAGCCTTATCAACTCCTACACATACAGTGCTGTACTATCCGCATGTCTCGGAAGGAGTGGCCGATCAATGGTGAATCGACTCGTACGTGTCGGAAGCGTCATCGCTGCACTTCTCTTCTCCCTTCAGGCCTTCGCCGCGCCGACGGCGGCCCAAACCACCAGCCCTGCCCAGCAGGGCTTTGTCACCCGATCCGGCTCGAAGCTGCTACTGAACGGCAAGACGTTCCGCTTCGCAGGCAGCAACAACTACTACTTGGTCTACCAGTCGCAGGCCATGGCCGACGACGTGCTGGAGAAGGCCGCCGCCAATGGCTACCAGGTGATGCGGCTCTGGGGCTCGATCGACATCGGCAACCAGGATGACAGCAACTCGATCAACGGCAAGGCCAACGGCATCTACTTCCAGTACTTCGACCCCGCCACCGGCCAGCCCGCCTACAACGACGGCGCGGATGGGCTGCAGCGGCTCGACTATGTGCTGGCCAAGGCCCAGTCGCTCGGCCTGAAGGTGGTCATCCCCTTCGTGAACAACTGGAACAACTTCGGCGGCATGGATCAGTATGTGCGCTGGAAGGGCGGCCAGTACCACGACGAGTTCTACACCGACCCAACGATCCGCGCGTGGTACAAGGGCTGGATCAGCCACCTGCTGAACCGCACCAACAGCATCACCGGCGTGCAGTACAAGAACGACCCAACGATCATGACGTGGGAGCTGGGCAACGAGCCGCGCTGCAAGTCGGCGGGCGTCTACCCCCAGTCCGATACCTGCACCACCCAGACGATCACCGACTGGGCCGATGAGATGTCCACCTACATCAAGACCATCGACCAGAACCACCTGGTGAGCGTGGGCGACGAGGGCTTCTACTGCGACCCCAACGCGGCCAACTGGATCGACCGCTGCGGCGAGGGCGTGGACACCCTGGCCCTGACCGCGCTGCCCAACATCGACGTGATGTCGCTGCACCTCTACCCCGAGGGCTGGGGCCAGACCACCGAGTGGGCCACCGAGTTTCTGGTGAAGCACGTGAAGGACGCCCGCAAGCTCAAGAAGCCGGTGATGCTGGGCGAGTTCGGCCTGACCAACAAGGCCACGCGCAACCCGATCTACCAGACATGGACCGACGAGTTCTACAAGGCGGGCGGCAACGGCGCGCTGTTCTGGATGCTGGCCGGCACGCAGGATAACGGCACGCTCTACCCCGACTACGACGGACACAACATCTACTGCCCCAGCCCGATCTGCACCACCATCGCCAACTTCGCCAAGAAGATGGGAGGCAAGGCCACGACCTTCCCGCCGGTGGCCGACGACGATCTGGCCGAGACCGCGTTTGGCACGCCGGTGTCGATCACGCCGCTGGGCAACGACATCCGCTACGGCGGCGCGACGATCAGCTACAAGTCGCTGGACCTTGACCCGGCCACCGCCGGGCGGCAGACCAGCTACGCCAGCGGCAGCGGCAGCTTCGTGCTGCAGATCGACGGCACCATCCTGTTCACGCCCGCCAGCGGCTTCTCGGGCAAGGCCAAGGCCAGCTACACCATCAAGGACAGCAGCGCCCGGCTCTCGAACGTGGCCACCATCCTGATCACGGTGAAGCCCGACCCCAACGGCGCGCTCACGCTGTTCTCGTTCGAGGATGGCACCGAGTCGTGGGGGCCAGCCAGCTGGCAGGCCAGCGCGGGCAGCGTGGCCCAGACCAGCAGCTTCGTCACCCATGGCAGCTACGGCCTGCACATCAGCGCCAATGAGGACGCATGGTTCGGCCTGCAGACCAGCGAGCTGGTGAACCTAACCGGCAAGACCGAGCTGAAGTACGACATCCAGACCGGCGACACCGGCGTCTCATCCAGCGTGGCGCTCCAGCTGGGCGACAGCTGGGACTGGTGCCAGGGGCCGTGGAACTGGGTCAATAGCGGCACCAGCACCACCGTCACCCTCGACCTAACCGCCCTAACATGCACCTCGGGCGGCGCGCCCAACCTGAGCCAGCTGCGCGCCTTCTACATCTACTTCGGCGCTGGCCAGTACGACATCGACAACATCCGCGCCCAGTAGCGCGGCGCAGCCGCCGCACCGCGCATGGACGCATGCGTGGTGCGGCGGCTACGAGCACGTGTATGAAAAGAAAACCGCAAAAAGCTGGCAAGATCACGATTCTCAACCATTTTCCAGTTGCAGAGCAAAGAAACTACATCTATTATTTGTTGTGTTCATTTCGCTATTATTGACACTACCTTGGATGAATAGGGATACGATTATGATAACAGCAGACGCCTCGACGATCCTCCCTCAACTTCAACAGGCCCGCGTGCAGATCGAGCAGGAGCTGCTTGGCAATATTCTGCCGTTCTGGATCGAGCACACCTGCGACGAGGAGCACGGTGGCTTCTACGGCGCGCTCAGCAACGATCTGGTGGTGCATAACGAGTACCCGCGCTCGGCGGTGGTCTGCGCGCGCATCCTGTGGACCTACGCGGCGGCCTACCGCGCCTACGGCAAGGACGAGTACCGCACCATGGCCCAGCGCGCCTACGAGTACCTAAAAAGCGCCTTCGTCGACCCGGTGTACGGCGGGGTCTACTGGCAGATCGACCAGGACGCCAAGCCGATCAGCCCGCGCAAGCACAGCTACGCCCAGTCGTTCGCGATCTATGGCCTGAGCGAGTACCACCGCGCCACCGGCGACGCCGAAAGCCTGGAGCTGGCCAAGCGCCTGTTCGAGCTGCTGGAGCAGCACGCCTACGAGCCGCACTACGGCGGCTACATCGAGGGCTGCGCCCACGACTGGGGCCTGCTGGACGACATGCGCCTGAGCGACCTGGAGCCAAACTGCCGCAAGTCGATGAACACTATGCTGCACGTGATGGAGGGCTACACCAACCTGCTACGCGTGTGGGACAGCCCGCTGCTGCGCCAGCGCGTGCACGAGATGGTCGAGATCTTCCTCAAGCAGATCATCGACCCGCAGACCTACCACTTCAAGCTGTTCTTCGACGACGCATGGAACGCATCCGGCCAGACCCGCTCCTACGGCCACGACATCGAGGGCAGCTGGCTGATCGTCGAGGCCGCCGAGGTGCTGGATGACCCCAAGCTGCTGGCCGCCAGCCGCAGCGCCTCGGTCGAGATGGCCTGGGCCGTCTACAGCCAGGGCATGGACAGCTCGGGCGGCGTGCTCTACGAGGGCCACGCCAGCGGCCCAGCCAGCACCGATAAGCACTGGTGGGCGCAGGCCGAGGCCATCGTGGGCTTCTACAACGCCTATCAGATCTCCGGCCACCCCCAGTTCGCCGAGGCCGCGCTGGCCTGCTGGGACTTCGTGCAGAAGTACTTTGTCGACCGCACCCACGGCGAGTGGTTCAAGGTGGTGAGCCGCGACGGCACACCGCACCTAGATCAGGTGAAGACCGGCCCGTGGGAGTGCCCCTACCACCACGGGCGCTTCTGCCTAGAGCTGCTGGCGCGCATCCCGGCCCAGTAGCAGTACACAAACGCCCCGCAGCAGGTCATACTGCTGCGGGGCGTTTGTGTACTGCTAGGGAACAAGGGAACGAATAACCACGAAGGCACGAAGAATTTTTACCACCAAGGCTCCAAGACACCAAGGGAATGAAGGGGGTAGAAAATAAGGAATAGGGATCAGTTACCCTACCCACCCGGCCCAGGCGGCGAAGGTGCTACTCGCGCAAACTGGCCATATGCACGAACACCAGCCGCCAGTTTGCAGCATAGGAACGCCCAAAATTGGGGGTTTGAAGGGAGCGATGCTCTCTCGCAGGGTTCACAGGGGCTGGCCCCTGTGCGCCGCCCGCGCAGGGCACACCCAGCATAAAAGCGGAAACACCATCATTGTTGCCACAACCGGTCGACCCAACTGCGCAACGCTGGAAGCATTGCCTACGGTTGGCCCGACCCCAAAACTACCGTGAATGGCATCTTGGTATCCGGTCGACCACATAGCGCATGTGGATCTTGACACGCTGTGCAGATCGGCGTATACTCATGTTCGTTAGCGCTAACTAACTAGGAAAACAGCATGGCCGAATCGACCGAAAAACCCAAGGTAACCCGCATGCGTGGCGAGGAGCGCCGCGCCCTGATGCTCAAGCAGACCGCCGAAGTCTTCGCCCAGCATGGCTATGCGCAGGCCAGCATCGGCGAGCTTGCGCGGGCCTGCGGCGTCACCGAGCCGATGCTCTACAAGCACTTTGGCAGCAAACAGAACCTCTTTCTGCTGGTGCTACGCCACACCGGCGATCAGTTCTTTCAGAGCTTCCGCGACCGTGTGAACGAACGGGCCAGCCGCAGCCTTGAGGACACGCTATGCTCGCTGGTGCTCGACTACCGTGATGTGGCAATTCACCTGCAGGGCAGCGCGCTCATGCTGCTGGGCGCGCTGATCGAATCCCAAGATCCCGAGGTCAAAGACGCCATGAGGGAGCATACCAACGAGCTATTTCGGCTTATCCACGGGCTGCTGGTCCAGGCCCAGCAGCAAAAGCTCATCCCCCAAGAGCGCGATCTGGATGCCGCCACATGGGGCTATATGAGCTTCCTGTTCGCGATCCAGATGCGCGCCAAGTTCCGCATGTTCGACAGATTCAGCGAGCCAATGCTGGCAGAGTCAAGCCGGCTCTGGTGGCAGGCGCTACGCCTAGGCTAGCCGAACCTTGCCAAGGCCCTGGCACGAGGCCAAGGGCCATCTTTTCGCCCAGTTAAGTTAGTTATCGTTAACTAATAAGAAGTAATGAAAGGACACCTCCATGAAGCTCATGTTCCAAGATCAGACTCTCTCCTTCGAGTTTCTGCGCGTGTTAGGCGAGACGGTCGGCGGTGGAGCCGACATCAACGAGTGCCTGCTGACCGGATCACGGATCGTGGAAGACGACCTAGAGACATGGTTCCTGGAGTGGAACCGCACCGCCGAGCGCATCCATGGCATCGCCGACCGCTGCATGGCCGAGGGGCACCCCACCAGCGCCCGCGACGCCTACCTACGCGCCAGCAACTACTACCGCTCCGCCGAGTTCTTCCTGCACATCGGCGGGCACGACCCGCGCGCCGAGGACACCTACGACCGCAGCCGCGCCTGCTTTCTGCAGGCCCTGCCGCTGCTGCCCTTCCCCGCCGAGCAGGTACAGATCCCCTACGAGGGCACCACGCTGCCAGGCTACCTCTTCCGCCCCGACAACTCTGGCAAACCCCGCCCAACCATCCTGCGCCACGGCGGTTTCGACTCCACCGGCGAGGAGATCTTCTTCCATGCTACCCGTGGTGCCCTTGAGCGCGGATACAACTGCCTGCTGTTCGAGGGTCCGGGCCAGGGCTATGTGCTGCGCAAGCAAGGCCTGCCCTTCCGCCCCGATTGGGAGAATGTGGTGACGCCGGTGGTCGATTTCACGCTGACGCAGCGGGGCGTGGACCCCGCCAGGCTCGTGCTGATCGGCGGGAGCCTGGGCGGCTACCTGGCCCCAAGGGCGGCGGCCTTCGAGCACCGGCTGGCGGCCTGTGTCGCCATCGACGGGCTGTTCTCGTTCGACGTGCCCGCCGAGGCTACCACAGTTCTCCAGCATGCCAAAAACGAGCAGGAGTCGCAGCAGATGCTGCAGGAAATGCAGCGGCGCTCGCTCAACATGCGCTGGGCCATCAGCCAGGGCATCTGGTCGTTTGCGGTCGACACCCCGGAGGAGTTCGTCGCCCGGATGGCACGCTACACCATGGAGGGCATCGCCCAGCAGATCCGCTGCCCCATGCTGGTCTGCGATGCCGAGCGCGACCACTTCTTCGACAACCAGCCGCAGAAGCTCTACGATGCACTGACGTGCGAGCGGACGCTGCTGCGATTCACTGCCGAGGATGGTGCCGATGAGCATTGCCACGTCGGGGCCGACCACCTGCTCAACCAGCGCGTGTTCGATTGGCTCGACAGCACGCTGGCCTAGCAAGAGCGCAAAAAAGCCCATGCGGTAGAAAAAGGGACAGGCGGAATATTGTTCCGCCTGCCCCTTTTATGCTCGGTGCCTAGCTAGCGCGCACCGCATCCATGGTGCGCAGCAGCGAGCGCAGCTCCTCGGCGGAAAACTGGCGCGACTGGATACGCCGCAGCAGCGTGGCCACCTCGGGCGTCTCCGAGGCCACCCGCTGCAGCTCGCGCCGGTTGAAGTGCCCGGCCAGCGCCAGCAGATCCTCGGCGCTGGAGCCGAGCAGGCCGGCCATCTGGCGGATGAGCTGCTCGCTCGGCGGGGTGGGCTTGCGGCTGTTCTCGATCTTGCTCACGTAGGTCACATCTATCCCAAGCTGCTGGGCAAACTGGCGCTGGGTCAGGCCTTTGGCCTTTCGCAGATCGCGGATGCGCTCCCCAAAATGTGTCATAGCTGCTCCTCACCTATCCCAATTGCTCTGGGCGCTACCTGTGTGGCACTCGTCTGATTATATGATACTAGACAATGATGATCAAGTTATTCAATAATACCTAATTTATACTTGACAATGTTGATCTAGTATAATAATATCAACCCACAATTTTACCGGCAGGGCCAACGTGCAGAGCTATTCCATGTGAATATTCTCACAGCATAAAACCCATACGATCGCCCACTACCGCGCCAGCGACGCCAACGGTACGAACGCATTCGACATCGCTTTTTTCTCTCTTGATCGTTGATCAAGGGCTACTCGGGATACCTTCTGGCATTGTTTGAGGAGAAAGAGAGCGTCCATGCGGGTACACACTTCTCTTGCAGCAACGGGCCTCGCGCTCACCACGGCGATACTGCTGGCCAGCTGCGGCGCTGCGCCCACCACCCAGGCCGGGGCCGCATCCAGCACCGCTGCGCCTGCGCCCGGCAGCGGCCAGGGCGACACGCTGCACCTGCTGTGGCTGCAGGCACCGACCATCCTGAACCCGCACCTGGCCACCGGCACCAAGGATTTTGACGCCAGCCGCGTGACCTACGAGCCACTGGCCTCGTTCGACCAGGATGGCAGCCTGGTGCCCTTCCTGGCCGCCGAGATCCCCTCGCGGGAAAATGGCGGGCTGGCCGCCGACGGCAAATCGGTGACGTGGAAGCTCAAGGCGGGCGTGAAGTGGTCGGATGGCGAGCCATTCACCGCCGAGGATGTGAAGTTCACCTACGATTTCCTGGCCGACAAGGCCACGGCGGCCACCACCACCAGCACCTACAGCGCCGTCAGCGGCGTGGAGGTGATCGACCCAACGACGGTGAAGGTGCGGTTCCGCGACGTCAGCCCCGCGTGGTCGCTGCCCTTCGTGGGCACCGCCGGGCTGATCATCCCCAAGCACATCTTTCAGGGCTACGTGGGCGCGAAGGCCCGCGAGGCCCCGGCCAACCTGAAGCCGGTGGGCACTGGCCCCTACCGCGTGGTCGACTTCAAGCCGGGAGACATCGTGGTATACGAGCCAAACCCCTACTTTCGCGAGCAGGGCAAGCCCTTCTTCGCGCGCGTGGAACTAAAGGGCGGCGGCGACCCGACCTCGGCGGCGCGCGCGGTGCTACAGACTGGCGAAGTCGATTTCACACCGGGGCTTTCGGCTGCGCCGCAGGTGCTGGAGCAGCTGAAGGCGGGCGGAAAAGGGCTGGTGGTGCCCGCCTCGCTGGGCGGCTTCAGCGAGCGGATCGAGCTGAACTACACCGACCCAAACGCCGAGGTCGACGGCGAGCGATCAAGCCTCAAGGCCCCGCACCCGTTCTTCAGCGACAGCAAGGTGCGGCAGGCCTTCGCGCTAGCGGTGGACCGCACCACCATCGCGGCCCAGGTCTACGGCCCATCGGCCACGCCGATCACCAACGCCGTGGTCGAGCCGCCCACGGTGGTCTCGCCGAACACCAAGGCCGAATACAACCTGCAGAAGGCCGCCGCGCTGCTGGACGAGGCGGGCTGGAAAGACACAAACGGCGACGGCGTGCGCGAAAAAAATGGCGTGGCGCTCAGCATCCTCTACCAGACATCGATCGTGCCAGCGCGGCAGAAGACCCAGGAGGTGATCAAGCAGGCGCTGGAGTCGATCGGCTTTAAGGTCGAGCTGAAATCGGTGGACAACGGCATCTTCTTCGGCAGCGACCCCAATAACACCGACAACTTCAACCACTTCTACGCCGACGTGCAGGTCTACACCATCGGCAACAACAACCCCGACCCCGGCGCGTACCTGGAAAGCTTTACCTGCGCCAAGATCGCCCAGAAGGCCAACAGCTGGAGCGGCAGCAACCGCGTGCGCTACTGCAACCCTCACTACGACGAGCTGTTCCAAAAATCAACCGTGGAGCTTGACCCCGCCAAACGGCAGCAGCTGTTTATCCAGCTGAACGATCTGCTGATCAGCGATGTGGCAATCATCCCGCTGGTCAAAAACGCATCGAACCTGGGCGTGAGCAGCAGCCTGGAAGGCACCAGCTTCACGCCGTGGGACTCGACGCTCTGGCAGATCAAAGACTGGAGGCGGAAGGCCTCATGAACCAGTTCCTGCTGCGGCGCATCGCGATCTCCATCCCGCTGCTGCTGGTGATCAGCATGATCATCTTCGGCATCCTGGCGCTGGCCCCCGGCGACCCCATGGCCGAGTTCGCCACCGACCCCTCGGTGAGCGCCGAGGTGCGCCAGAACATCCGCCAGTCGCTGGGGCTGGATGAGCCGCTGCCAGTGCGCTATGGCAAGTGGCTGTCGGCCTTTGTGCAGGGCGACATGGGCTACTCGTTTGCCAGCCGCAGCCCTGTGAGGGCGCTGCTGGGCCAGCGCATCGCCACCACGCTGGCGGTGGTGGGCACGGCCTACCTGCTGAGCGTGCTGCTGGCCGTGCCGCTGGGCATGCTGGCGGCGCTGCGGCCCTACTCGGTCTTCGACCAGGTAAGCTCGACGCTGGCGTTTGTGGGCTTCTCGCTGCCCACCTTCTTCACCGGGCTGCTGTGCATCCTGCTATTCAGCGTGCGGCTTGGCTGGTTCCCGCTGGTCTACAACAGCACGCTGGTGGTGAGCGACTGGCCCAGCCTGCTGGCCCAGCTGCGCCAGTCGGCCATGCCAATTGGCGTGCTGACCCTGTTCCAGACCGCCACTATGATGCGGTTCATGCGCTCGGCGGCCCTGGAGCAGATCTACCGCGACTATGTGCGCACCGCGCGGGCCAAGGGCCTGCACGAGCGTGTGGTGGTCAACCGCCACATCCTGCGCAACGCGCTCATCCCGGTGGTGACGCTGGTGGCGCTCGGGGTGCCCTCGGTGTTCACCGGGGCGCTGGTGACCGAGCAGGTGTTCCGCGTGCCCGGCATCGGCGGCCTGCTGGTGAGCAGCATCCAGTCGAGCGACACGCCGGTGGTGATGGCGATCACCTGTATCTACGCCCTGCTGATCGTGATCTTCAACCTGGTGGCCGACATGCTGTACGGCGTGCTTGACCCACGAGTGCGCTACACCTAACAAGGAGCCGCCATGAGTCTCTCTCCGACCAACCAAGCCGCGCATGGGGAGGCCCCGCGCCGCGCCCTAGCGGGCAGCGTGCGGCGCGGCGGTGAGCGCGCCGCGCGGCGGCCCCGCACGCTGTGGGGCGATGTGTGGCGGCAGTTCCGGCGGCGCCGCCTGGCGCTGCTGGGCGTGGTGGTGTTCGGCCTGATCGTGCTCGGGGTGGCGCTCGGCCCGCTGGTCTACGCCACGCCCTA from the Chloroflexia bacterium SDU3-3 genome contains:
- a CDS encoding glycosidase, whose product is MVTTTTTEPTILGSALPNIPWQERPAGCSDVVWRYDANPIIPRNATPTSNSVFNSAVVPFEGGFAGVFRCDNRNRDMNLHRGFSKDGISWELDPTPITFEGDPEVTQLVYRYDPRVTWLEDRYYISWCNGYHGPTIGVGYTYDFKTFHQLENAFLPYNRNGVIFPRKINGNYAMYSRPSDTGHTPFGDIFYSESPDMTYWGKHRWVLGPKGGWQATKTGAGPTPIETKDGWLLFYHGVLNSCNGFVYSFGAALLDIDQPWKVLHRTAPYLLSPQTLYECVGDVPNVAFPCAALVDAPTGRIALYYGAADTVTGLAFCQVDEVIDFIKSNSL
- a CDS encoding cellulase family glycosylhydrolase; its protein translation is MVNRLVRVGSVIAALLFSLQAFAAPTAAQTTSPAQQGFVTRSGSKLLLNGKTFRFAGSNNYYLVYQSQAMADDVLEKAAANGYQVMRLWGSIDIGNQDDSNSINGKANGIYFQYFDPATGQPAYNDGADGLQRLDYVLAKAQSLGLKVVIPFVNNWNNFGGMDQYVRWKGGQYHDEFYTDPTIRAWYKGWISHLLNRTNSITGVQYKNDPTIMTWELGNEPRCKSAGVYPQSDTCTTQTITDWADEMSTYIKTIDQNHLVSVGDEGFYCDPNAANWIDRCGEGVDTLALTALPNIDVMSLHLYPEGWGQTTEWATEFLVKHVKDARKLKKPVMLGEFGLTNKATRNPIYQTWTDEFYKAGGNGALFWMLAGTQDNGTLYPDYDGHNIYCPSPICTTIANFAKKMGGKATTFPPVADDDLAETAFGTPVSITPLGNDIRYGGATISYKSLDLDPATAGRQTSYASGSGSFVLQIDGTILFTPASGFSGKAKASYTIKDSSARLSNVATILITVKPDPNGALTLFSFEDGTESWGPASWQASAGSVAQTSSFVTHGSYGLHISANEDAWFGLQTSELVNLTGKTELKYDIQTGDTGVSSSVALQLGDSWDWCQGPWNWVNSGTSTTVTLDLTALTCTSGGAPNLSQLRAFYIYFGAGQYDIDNIRAQ
- a CDS encoding N-acyl-D-glucosamine 2-epimerase, whose product is MITADASTILPQLQQARVQIEQELLGNILPFWIEHTCDEEHGGFYGALSNDLVVHNEYPRSAVVCARILWTYAAAYRAYGKDEYRTMAQRAYEYLKSAFVDPVYGGVYWQIDQDAKPISPRKHSYAQSFAIYGLSEYHRATGDAESLELAKRLFELLEQHAYEPHYGGYIEGCAHDWGLLDDMRLSDLEPNCRKSMNTMLHVMEGYTNLLRVWDSPLLRQRVHEMVEIFLKQIIDPQTYHFKLFFDDAWNASGQTRSYGHDIEGSWLIVEAAEVLDDPKLLAASRSASVEMAWAVYSQGMDSSGGVLYEGHASGPASTDKHWWAQAEAIVGFYNAYQISGHPQFAEAALACWDFVQKYFVDRTHGEWFKVVSRDGTPHLDQVKTGPWECPYHHGRFCLELLARIPAQ
- a CDS encoding TetR/AcrR family transcriptional regulator — translated: MAESTEKPKVTRMRGEERRALMLKQTAEVFAQHGYAQASIGELARACGVTEPMLYKHFGSKQNLFLLVLRHTGDQFFQSFRDRVNERASRSLEDTLCSLVLDYRDVAIHLQGSALMLLGALIESQDPEVKDAMREHTNELFRLIHGLLVQAQQQKLIPQERDLDAATWGYMSFLFAIQMRAKFRMFDRFSEPMLAESSRLWWQALRLG
- a CDS encoding alpha/beta fold hydrolase, yielding MKLMFQDQTLSFEFLRVLGETVGGGADINECLLTGSRIVEDDLETWFLEWNRTAERIHGIADRCMAEGHPTSARDAYLRASNYYRSAEFFLHIGGHDPRAEDTYDRSRACFLQALPLLPFPAEQVQIPYEGTTLPGYLFRPDNSGKPRPTILRHGGFDSTGEEIFFHATRGALERGYNCLLFEGPGQGYVLRKQGLPFRPDWENVVTPVVDFTLTQRGVDPARLVLIGGSLGGYLAPRAAAFEHRLAACVAIDGLFSFDVPAEATTVLQHAKNEQESQQMLQEMQRRSLNMRWAISQGIWSFAVDTPEEFVARMARYTMEGIAQQIRCPMLVCDAERDHFFDNQPQKLYDALTCERTLLRFTAEDGADEHCHVGADHLLNQRVFDWLDSTLA
- a CDS encoding helix-turn-helix transcriptional regulator, whose translation is MTHFGERIRDLRKAKGLTQRQFAQQLGIDVTYVSKIENSRKPTPPSEQLIRQMAGLLGSSAEDLLALAGHFNRRELQRVASETPEVATLLRRIQSRQFSAEELRSLLRTMDAVRAS
- a CDS encoding peptide ABC transporter substrate-binding protein; protein product: MRVHTSLAATGLALTTAILLASCGAAPTTQAGAASSTAAPAPGSGQGDTLHLLWLQAPTILNPHLATGTKDFDASRVTYEPLASFDQDGSLVPFLAAEIPSRENGGLAADGKSVTWKLKAGVKWSDGEPFTAEDVKFTYDFLADKATAATTTSTYSAVSGVEVIDPTTVKVRFRDVSPAWSLPFVGTAGLIIPKHIFQGYVGAKAREAPANLKPVGTGPYRVVDFKPGDIVVYEPNPYFREQGKPFFARVELKGGGDPTSAARAVLQTGEVDFTPGLSAAPQVLEQLKAGGKGLVVPASLGGFSERIELNYTDPNAEVDGERSSLKAPHPFFSDSKVRQAFALAVDRTTIAAQVYGPSATPITNAVVEPPTVVSPNTKAEYNLQKAAALLDEAGWKDTNGDGVREKNGVALSILYQTSIVPARQKTQEVIKQALESIGFKVELKSVDNGIFFGSDPNNTDNFNHFYADVQVYTIGNNNPDPGAYLESFTCAKIAQKANSWSGSNRVRYCNPHYDELFQKSTVELDPAKRQQLFIQLNDLLISDVAIIPLVKNASNLGVSSSLEGTSFTPWDSTLWQIKDWRRKAS
- a CDS encoding ABC transporter permease, whose amino-acid sequence is MNQFLLRRIAISIPLLLVISMIIFGILALAPGDPMAEFATDPSVSAEVRQNIRQSLGLDEPLPVRYGKWLSAFVQGDMGYSFASRSPVRALLGQRIATTLAVVGTAYLLSVLLAVPLGMLAALRPYSVFDQVSSTLAFVGFSLPTFFTGLLCILLFSVRLGWFPLVYNSTLVVSDWPSLLAQLRQSAMPIGVLTLFQTATMMRFMRSAALEQIYRDYVRTARAKGLHERVVVNRHILRNALIPVVTLVALGVPSVFTGALVTEQVFRVPGIGGLLVSSIQSSDTPVVMAITCIYALLIVIFNLVADMLYGVLDPRVRYT